The sequence caaaatagactcgctcaggccatggtattttgtggaagagccacactcaaggggccaaagtgccgcatgtggctcacgagccacagtttgccaaccacagccctagtccttttgcatatctgtaaactgCCTTTTTACCTACTTTTCCTTTGTGCTTTTGCTACATAAGCAACTGGCTTATGGtgagctgcagagcagatttctgtggctgtatctgctgctctcccacactgccagcagtactggaataaatgctcatatatgattcaaccctgtctctgcttcattggcCCAAGCCACCACGTACAGCAGCTGATTTTTGGAAAAAGAAGTGGGCATGTACCCGGGCACTCTCAGGAGCCCCGCAGGAGGCAACACCACCTCTGGGGCTGGCAGCATTGGGGGCTATGGGAGTGCGCTGCCAGTATCCAACTTCATGGGGGGCCCACCTTACACTCACTACATGAAGTACCCTCATGTGGCCAGCATAGATCTTCACCAGTTGATGCTGGCGGCCTGGGACTCACCTTATAACCCTCCTCTGGAAGAATGCAGCGCTCTGTATCCTGGGCAGTCCAGTGCAATGGGCACCGTGTCCATGAACCACATGATCTTGACCCCAGCTGCTTTCAGCTCATAGGAAAACAGCAACCTTGGTCCCAAGGGCTGTAGAAGCAGCGGTGGCAGCCTTCCAGCTGCAGCTGGCAGGTCACTGTTCCCCAAAGACGCCCGCACCGCCTTTGCCTTTTCTCCCAGCAGAAGACACCACAGCCTTTATGCTTGGATTCGCAAGGCTGTACAGATGACTGGTGAATAATCGATTCCAGTGCCCTCACACCTTTCCTTTCTTCACTTATCCTGTACTTCTCTTGGCCTGTCCTACCTCCTACTCTCCAGGGATAGCTTAACCAAGGGAGTCCACTGCGTGGCTGACAGCGGGGTGAAGGGCAGCAACCATGTGACCTCCCTCGCTTGTGCTTCTGCTCAAAGCACGTAGAATATGCCACTTAGAACTAAACCCAAGttgtgtttttcttcatttcctgatTAGTAAAAGGTGTAAGTGGGTGGACAATGGTTGTATTAAGCCACAAGCATTAAGATCCAACCTTCTAGTTGACCGAATAGGAAAACAGATGCATAGGAAAGATCAATGGGTGAATGAGGCGAGAGGCTAGCCACGGTGTCCTTATGCTCGTCACTGTTGTTTGCACATTCCATTTCAAACCCTTCCCCTTCTGGGTGGGTTGTCTTCCTGCCAAAGCTGATGATGGTTAACCTAGGTTCAAGGTGCTTGGCTGGCAACAGACCTTTCAGTTTAGCCATGAAGGCCTCCTCGATGGCAAAGCGGCCTCATCACCCTAGACTCTCAAAGATGCTCCTGCTTCCTGTGCTGAAATTGGCAAGAAGGCTACACATGCTTCTGGGACATAATAAGCTATCAACCCTAACATTCGGTAGGCACAAATATCACTAATAAATGGTTAAAACCCTCATAACTGTCCAGGCAAGCGTCTGAGGTTCAAGGTGTGGGGACTGGATGCTGGTTTGTGTCTGCGGGCAGGAAAGTCCAGAGGTCCCAACCTGATGCCTATCTGCTCCTACCAGCAAGCCAGAGAGCAGCATACCTGGGCAGGGGAAGTGGACACTCTGTGTTAATCTTGGACAGGGAAAGTGGGGAGATGTTTGTTTTCAGTTGTAGTAGTTCTTTTATCACATTCTTATTACTCCAACCTGTTGCTACCTGTCATCAGAGAAAATTAGTAATATTCAACTTTATCACTTTTATCCCTCTGGGGAGGAAATGACATTTCAATAGCATTAGTGCACAATAATAATGCTTCTGTTCACAGTTCTGCACTTTTTCTCCCTTCTAAAAAGCAAAGTTGGGAAGTTGGAAAGGAACCAACTTTTTCCATTAGGAGGACTCTACATGAGGAGGCAGTTCTGGTTAATACATTACTAGGGTAGCAATTCCAAATTGAGAGTAAGATTTAAACAGTGGGCTTTAAAGTGTTTGGAAGTAAATctgcatattttttccattacggGTGAGGTGGCTGACTAAGTAGAAAATGAGGTTAGGGACACTCCCAGGGCTATTATTATATCTAACCTTACGGTTATAATTAACAACCATTCACTAAGCCCCAACCATCAGCAAAAGACACAAAAAGATAGAAAAGTAGATTCTTCCAGTCCAGAATTATGTTTTGAAACACTTTAGAAGAGCAAAGTCACTAGTATGTTGTTTGGAAGATAGAACACTGAAGGAAAGgacaagataaaataaattatcttgaGTCATAAATTTTCTGTCCACTAAAagtctttcatttgtttttatgagCCAGAGTCTCTTTCTTGGGTAAGTCTGGTCTGAGAAGATTAGAAAGGGACTCCTTAGACGCTGATATCTTCATTATTAGCTAAGCCTTCAAACCTGGCTGTACAAAGCCACCTTCACAAGATTTTTCTTTCCAACttctatgaaaaaattaaaatggaatgatTTTGGAACAGCATATGCATGCTGTTTTATTAAATTCCATGTTCATGCCCTagctccgtggttggcaaactgcggctcctgagccatatgaggctctttggccccttgagtgtggctcttccacaaaataccaaggcctgggcgagtctattttgaagaagtggcattaaaagaagtttaagtttaaaaaatttggctctgaaaagaaatttcaatcgttgtactattgatatttggctctgttgactaatgagtttgccgaccattgccctagctcagtgatgggcaaccttttgagcttggtgtgtcaaacttcgccaaaaaactgagcataactcgggtagtgtgtcactttgaggaaaaaaacattatttcgtgatatttatagtttaaataacataaatgtataattgttatatataattgtatttaataaaccaaaaactaaatatttaacttacctgtttagtgacttctttgttcatccggcagtcggtttcttttgttggtcttgatattatttagcttgtgtggggtgccgtgaactaagataagtgagggggagggggaattctttaactaacttgcctattagtgacttttttgttgctgatttcattggctaaatcttcaattgaaggttggtatttgtacacttcaggcccaagcaagtgctactaacttcatctgtcaatctgtttctttttttggttttgatattatttaacgctgagaataaggcctcacaaaagtatgtagagggaacaattgtgagtaaagccattgctatatttttcagggtgctaaatgtgtctggtagtcggttccaggcactccaaatttcctgttcgtagtggcactcctcttgattctccaagcagcacctttccagattctcaagctttgacctcaagtcgacaaacacctgagcccagatactgtcttgaaattctgcaagttgcatctccaaatcatcaatttgcatccattggaaaccatttaattccaaactactgtagactactacatcaggatacttaattattttcatggtctgttctagacttctaaattgactaaatctatcactaaactggtcaaataacgagtctaaaacatgctggtacttcatatgcaagagttccatttcattttgtacagctgcactggccttctcaaaatactttgttactcgaggaaaatacttataagttttagtttctatatctcgcttgaaaattttaactttactttcaaaagcttttatgtatccaaacataacgtcaatacttttgccaaaaccttgtaactttaagttcagttcattaatatgaacagagagatctgtaaaaaacatcagggtgttgacccactcatcatcattaagctgaggaaagtttcccagatccttatcatcaagaaataccttaatttcttcaaagcactctacaaagcgctcaagaacttggccttggctcagccatcttacattattgtacatcagcagtccactgtaggtggaatcaacctccagtaaaagtgccgaaaattctcgcttgtgaagggggcgagcagctattaaattaactatttttgtaacaactgacattaagtcgtttaagtcggtgaattctgccttggcacataaagcctcctgatggataatacaatgaaaaggcacaatcgaatgtccaatagcttctgtaaacaatttgacaaatccgactttttcccccaccatatttggtgccccatctgtcgtcactgacacaactttagagatatcaatgcttaggtcacgaaatgtttgtataacaaccttacatatttcgcttcctgatttacttgttgacactgatactaactttatcaactcttctctcattgtgagaccatcagaatattgaccaataatggccaactgagcatgtgatgtgacatcagtagtttcatcaagagacatcgaaaaatatttacacttccttatgtctctctttaattgatgttgtacgtttatgttcagtctcattattcggtcttttatgatatttctactgagtggtaactcagatattctcttaaaaattgcatctttattctgcatatcatgaaatagaactggtgcacatcttaggagagtttctttaataaattctctctcactgagtgcttttccatgctgagctatagagtgagcaatgctcaaacttgcagatgttaaatttgtagagcctttcataaatttaaggatggaattagattggctcttataaaggtgtagctgcctggaaatgtattccttcctttcatcctcacttttttccaagagctgggaatgattagtttcaaaatgtctatttatattccacattctgcttactaccgtttcagtgcatagaacgcaaaatgatctgccatttttttctataaagccatacatctcagtccatgtctcttgaaagggtcggccactgctactaccacttcctttacttaaccttagtttttttattttttgggttctccatcaggggggcagtgacagaagataaaattatagatagcttgttaggcctgcaggcaattaggggttaactagcctaactaaccacaaaatggtgcatataactgtcttttaggaaagggcagggttaataagtagaaataggggttaataaggatgcacaacagtaataatggtgaaatggagtctgcactatggagcaagatggtgttccttatgtgaattaaaatggctgccgctatttctaatggcgggaaatggcacccatagcacgccacaaaccctcgcctctcccagcctccccttcacttatctcagtaacaatggattagaaatccatgacaccccagaagagtagataatggttgctgtggttaactgttatttggttactggtaatgacagggcccccagagatgcgtcccccgctgcgttccactgctccctgctctgctggcagaagtgagggcaaagatcctggcttaaccggaagtcccataactagacgctctgtgccggacttctgttgttttggcctaaagacctccagcacagagtgtctattaggggaggatgaaacatttgcgactagagtcttggagttagtaactccaagactctagtcgcaaatgtttcatctcaggagcagcaaatgttccatcctcggcatgcggtcgCCTCAACGGCCGTGTGTCATCataaatggctacgcgtgtcagtgctgacacgcgtgtcataggttcgccatcactgccctagctggtttggctcagtggatagagtgtcagcctgcggacagaagggtcccaggttcgattccaatcaagggcacatgcctgggttgcgggctcggtccaacctgcaggacgcagccaattggtgattccctctcatcattgatgtttctgtctctctcttcctctcccttcctctctgaaatcaataaaaatatttttaaaaattccatgttcatttcattttaatgtcTTCTAAATTAAAATTACCGCTTTGCTATAGTCTTAGTGCAAGGTGCATATTTAACAGCAGTTTAAGAATATGTTGAAACTATTGACCCTCACcccagaaaaatgaataaaagcacaCCTGTATGCACACAcgtcattttttttaatagttttgggAGATTCATGGACCCACTAAAGTCCTTCCATGGATCTCAGGTTATGAACctcacaaaaaaaattaaggtgatCACTGGACCACTCTGAACTAAAACACATccattttta comes from Eptesicus fuscus isolate TK198812 chromosome 1, DD_ASM_mEF_20220401, whole genome shotgun sequence and encodes:
- the CDX4 gene encoding LOW QUALITY PROTEIN: homeobox protein CDX-4 (The sequence of the model RefSeq protein was modified relative to this genomic sequence to represent the inferred CDS: inserted 2 bases in 1 codon; substituted 3 bases at 3 genomic stop codons) → LEKEVGMYPGTLRSPAGGNTTSGAGSIGGYGSALPVSNFMGGPPYTHYMKYPHVASIDLHQLMLAAWDSPYNPPLEECSALYPGQSSAMGTVSMNHMILTPAAFSSXENSNLGPKGCRSSGGSLPAAAGRSLFPKDARTAFAFSPSRRHHSLYAWIRKAVQMTGKTRTKEKYHVVYTDHQRLEMEKQFHCNRYITMQRKSELAVNLGLSEKQVKIWFQSRRAKERKMIXKNISHFENSGGSVXSISPGELPNTFSTTPSAVCRFXPIKIQQVIVSE